The DNA segment GCAGCTTGTAGATACTAATTTTTACGCTGCTACCTCTCCTATAACTTTGCCTTTTTTTAAATAACGGTTGTATGCCACTTTTTTTACCTGTTACCTGCTACCGCCCATAACTTTACCACTAAAACACACAAGTTAAGCAGAACTAGTCATTAAAACACACAAGTTAAGCATGAGTCAACGAAGTTTACTATATGTAAGTGAGATAATAATATCAAGACTCAATCAAACCACACTAACATTGACAACACTTAAAGAATACAACCAAATGTACAGTGCCTAATCAATTCTACAACCCTATTACATACAGTGACAATATTAAAAATAGGTAGGTCACATAACAACTTCCCTATGCTTGTTTTTACAACCAAAGTAGCCAAAAGAAGATAAGTGATCCATCCCTATAATTTATACTATTCGAGGGGCACTTCACTTGTAGGGTGGAAAATTGTGAGGCCCAAACCTAAACATCACTTATCGTACTATGGTAAAaagtaatataataaatataaagtgTACTTCTAATTTCTATATTGCTCGACCTTTTCAAAAATATTGATTGGTGTGTattggatcctccaaaaatagtgctttaacatatttggaggatccgacatgaATGCAGCAACATATTTTGAGAGTCGAGCAACATAACTTCTAATGTTTAGTTGTAGGATAGTAATTATGGATTGGAGGCTTGCGGCGAGGCCGGGCCCTTCCACTAtaatccttccacatcaggtttgCTACTTCATCTGCTGCATCAAGAAACTGATCCTTAGAATCATCTTTCTTTGCTCTCTCATTATGATGTGCCTTCAAAGTTGTCTTGCTAGAGCTGGCTTTCTTCGATGCTGCATTAGGCTCATGTGTTTCCACCTATCATATAGTTAATTTCATTGTATCAGAATGCAAGTATATATCCCAAAGCAATGTTTTAGATTTTAGTTAATTGGTACTCCTTTGATTGGCacgtaatttaaaaaaaaaaaattaaaatttgtggTATAAAATAATCTATACATATTTGTATGACTATAAATCTACTCaataagaataaaataagaagtaaagttaaattatttatctaaatatagaaagatattattttttttgggacAAACTAAAACAGAAAATGTCATCATGGATAGAGTACTACTTAGcatattttttctccttctcgTGAGAGGAGCTTTTAACTCATATACAATGACAATACACACAAAAACTTGCACTATCAATGCATTTTAACATGTGTAGTGTGTCTATATATGTGTTTCATTTTAGGAAGAGGACCGGGAAAGGTGTTGATGCACCGAAAGGTTGATTGAAATTGAATATAAAATTGAAGATGTAGAATAGCAACAAGACTCAtctttggaagaaaaaaaaaggaactcTTATACTTGTAGTAATTTCGATACAAAACCATTTAAGGGAAGAGTTTAACAAATTATATATAACAATATTGTAAAATCGTATTGACTTAAGATAGCAACCATGTTCTTGGAATTTGATATATTGTGTTGTGGCTTGGTTAATTATAAATGATGGAAGACATCGTATCTATGCTAGAACACTAGATATTCTAGACAATTTAGTAGCATAcataaatatatagaatattgTTCTACATAtaagattttatatatattggatATTACATATCTTCCACAAAAATATCTTCTTTGCAAGAtaaatttttcttcaaacttGTAGAAAATCACAGATTAATTTTCAGCAGAAGGGGGTGTTGAATGAGAAAGAGAACCTGAACGTTAATGTGATGTTTTTCCGGTCCCTGAATATGGATATTTTCCAGCATTTTTCTTCCTCCAATCTTCCTTACTATTCCTGCATAGAAGACCAAGAATTtagcaaaagcaaaagaaaaggccagtgcTCCTAATTAGGGTAATGGAATGGAAaactattttcagaaaataaattattttctaatGTTTGGTTGTTAGGAAACATGACTTCCTTCACTCTGGAGCCGAAGTTATTTTACTTCACAATTATCATAAATCTTAGCTTCATGACATCATTgccttaaccggccaacactttGACATTATTATGAATTTTTTATACAAAAAAATTCATCAAAACCCACTCTAATAAAATCGAATAAAAACATTTTCTGAAATATAAGTGGCTTCAATCCTACCAAACACACTaaaaggagggggggggggggggggagaaatGGATATAACTGTACTTACCTAACTGAGTATGAGCAGAAGAGGACTGGTCTAGGACAAGCAAAACAACGACCATAAGAATGAGTGACAATTGTATGAAACGAGTGGAACTCATTTTTGAACAGTgagtttttctttcttaaaaaacATGAAAGTGATTGTTTTCCTCATGAAGTGAGAGGGACAAGGTACTAACTACTAACACAAAGATTGGGTTTTTATAGAGAGTTCAAAATCAACTCATAGTCAAAGCTAGGGTACCGCCGTACAGACATCTACCTTATTCTAATATATGAACCCTGACATCGTGCGTGTAGTACTTTGGAAATCTCAATTTGTAAAAGATTCTAAATGGAGTAAATAAGTAAATATAATGTACGTACTattagtagtagttgttgttttCTCTTCTAACAGCTTCCTTGGGTTAAATGTATGTTTATCACTAGGATTAGTTTCTTTATAAGCTATAAGCTATTTGCAATCTATTCGTCTGATTAATCTAGCTAGCCAGATTCGGGTCGGGTAAGACCTCCTTACCAAGAAGTTTTAAATTCCATTCTCCTGACTCGAAATTGGGGCCTTTAAGTAAAGGTCCAACCATCTCACCGCATCCCTCGATAGTATCATTAGAATTAGTTGTCCCAAGTTAAGCGAAgaggtaaagaaaaagaaaacagaggCAGTagtattaagaaaaataaagattTCACTTATATATTGGGAGAATACAAAAAGTTACATAtagtattattatatatatattaacctattataacatattaaaattaatatatgGATGGCTAGATAACGAGCACGGTGAGATTTTCTAGGTACAGATGTAAATGTAAGTACTAAAACTTTCAAGCAGTGCATACTTTAAGCTCAGTTTGCCAGTTATATTTAAAAGGATAATGAATGAGCTGTTATGATTCCATATCACCGAAGGATTTAGTACCGTGGATTAGAGAGGTCTCGTGTTCGAATTTTGGGTATGAAAAAATCTTTGGTAGGGAGTACTATCACCGAATGGGACCCTATCCGGTGCGAATCCAAATATAGTCGAGCTCCAATGTGACTACCGAACATCGGGGAAaccaaccaaaaaaaaatgatTCCAGATATCTTTaaacaaagcaaaaagaaaacacacTGCCATGCAAATCAGTAGGTAATATAATCAGCAAACTATTCAAACCCTGAGACAAAATCAGAGACTTGGTCGCCAGCTATTTAGTCAGTAAAAAGTGCATGAAACGATAAATAATTCCTCATCCCTTGTATACCATTTTCAGCTTTGCGGCAGTGAGCCAGGATTTTTATCAAAAAAAAGTCAGAATATCAAGAAATAAACATACGAAAAAATCAAAAAGATTCAATTTATAGTATAAACGCATAAAAAAAAACTTATCTAGCTACACTGTGTAGTTGTCCGGACACCCCTTGCTCTAGGGTTTTCTTAATTTCTCCACATTTTACTCGCTTTATAGCTTTCTAGACTATGGGTACGATTCCTTCTTTGGCTACACATTAAATAGGTATTGTAGTGTATACTTGATCGATCGTGTTAATAGTTTACTTAGATTTAAGGATAACTATTCTAAAAACTCTAAACCGGAGCCATCCCTTTCAATTTCTGTACTATCTGTTTTGCTCGATAAGTTTTTCATCAAATGAAAGCTGCAAGATGTCCCGGTCCTTGGTAAAatgtaagaaaaataatttgGAGAGAATAAGCAAGGGATGGTTATTTGATTGGTATCGTAATGGTGGAGTTACGAATTTGAATAAAGGAAGCTAACTGTAGAATTTGATTTACTTGTAATTGAAGATTATAATTAAACCATTCAGAGTTGTGGTGTGAGTTGTGGTGTGATAAATAAAATTCCTCCATCCTTAACCAATGTTCGAGGCAGGGGCGGAGGTAGAGCATTAGGAACGGATTCGGACGAATCCAGTGAGTTAGTGACTTTTGCTTAAACCTTGTATTTGTGTTAGAAAATTCATTAAATGTATATAAGTATTTCCTCCTTCCTTCCCTGTGATTGAttgctttttcttcctttttccatACTTCAAGAGGAAGAGATCGTCGGGTTCAACTTCCACTAGTGATGGCGATTCCTTCTTGAAAAACAGTATATTCAGTTGAATCTTCATATTCCAATAATAAGATCGAATCAATTCCTATTCGAAAAGACTCCCGCTAGCTAGCCTCCCTTTCTCTCTTTTTACAGCCTCGTGGACGGACGAAAGAAGGGAAGGACATGGGAGATTGTTGATTTACCTCCTGGAAAGAAGACTGTGGGATCTAAATGTAAATGGGTATACACAGTGAAATTCCAGCCAAGACTAAGACGAACTATGAGTTCAATTGTAAGTTGAGAactcataaatttcaaatcttgGCACTGCCGCTGATTCCAAGTTCGGGCCTTATAAGGAATGAAAAAGCATTTTCCCTTGTAACGGGCCTTAAGCAGCGTAAATTCGGAAtaaaagttagagaaaaaaaatagtaataaaaatatctaaggcaattccttataaattatattatagaattgtcacctaaagtttttaattcaaatttaaagacaaaagtattgtaaagagatattcaaatatatatatatatatatatatatatatatatatatatatatatatatatatatatatatatatatatatatatatatatatatatatatatatatatatatatatatatatatatatatatatatatatatatatatatatatatatatatatatatatatatatatatatatatatatatatatatatatatatatatatatatatatatatatatatatatatatatataagctatattcgatttatatactatatatacatcttaagatatatatatatatatatatatatatatatatatatatatatatatataacagttAAATAtgtcagagtatttgtgtggctataaaagcttatTATTAATGATAGAATTAGtagtttaagttaaattattttcaaatttaaaaatgaatCATTTTTTTTGGGACggactaaaataaataaataaaatcacataaccTGGAACATACGGAATACATAATTTGGATTAAGACTATTGAGCTCGGGACAATCCGTAACCTAAACTCTAGCCCCGCCTCTAACCAACACCTCACCATGACAGAAAGATTAAGAgaccgtttggacataagaaatttttcctctttttccaaaaaaaaattatttttttcgaaatcagcgcttgttcataaaatttccaattttcacttaaagatgcattttgaaaaattttgaaaatttgaaaaaactcCAAATAgctgtttttaaaaaaatttcactcaaatcactcacaaaactttaaaaacaatccaaaattatattcatgtccaaatacaactctaaatttcaaatacaattttTAATTTTCCCTCTATtttagaattttacaattcttatgtccaaacgcccactaagatACATATCACTCATTCTTGATGTTCATCCATACTGATACTTAATTAATTAAGGGGTCGTTTTGATTATCGAGATTAGAAAAATAATTCACTAAAGTTTCAGTACATTATACTTTATTACATTTCATTAGTATTTTTGCACATGAGATAACTTATAAGTACCATGGATTAGCTTTACGTGGATAAAatgtttaaaaatataaaaatttaaacttctaaACTATGTATTGTATGtccttttctttcttaattcTTTTCGCAGAACTAAACAtgactaaaaagaaaatgcaCTAGATAACTCAATAATCATTACTCGTCGTATTACTGTCCTTGATActctctccgttcacttttacttggtaCGTTTTGACTTTTCATGTCCCTTTAGAAATATTAAATGAAATGCATAATTTACCATAATagtcatattaattgatgcatattttattggatttgagaaaatgatttgaaatgagtaataaatactatGGGTATAACAGGAAATTTCTTTTGTCTTATCTTGATATATGTAAAGtgacaagaaaataaaaaaatatttttagtatacatgccaagtaaaagtgaacggaggtgGTATTATAATTTTGGTGTAACTTTATCCGCAAATCAAATGACACAATAAGTGTCAAATGCTTGattaatttttcttttagaaaatgaTCAAATTAAATTAACGCACTTGCTCAAGCCAAAAGGAAAAAACATCTTCAAATTGGAACGTGAAAGACGATTATGAAACCCATGGGCGGAGCTAAGTTATGCTTATCGGTTCGGTATAATCTAGTAGTTTTGACCCTACTTATATATTTGTATTGAAAATTCActtaatatgtataaataatttattaaaaactCAATATATAAACTATTTTTTAGAATTCAAAACCCAAAATTCTAACTCCAACTTTGATGCAGAAAATTCACTGTTCTCAAGAGCAAACCACAAGGATCGACACGACCCTCGTTTCCTAACACTCTTTTTAGTAATAACTCAGTAGTTGTTGTTTTAGCAATTCCATGCAACGATATCACTTTCTCCTTTTAGTAATTCCATGCAGCCTCACTTGCCTATGTTCCCTTTAGCACTCGAATTAAGGCTTGCCTTCTTTTGGGAACTATGTCCAGCTTCTTAGTTCCAACCAACCCTACCCTCCTAATTATAAGCTTCTTCGTTTTTGGTTCCACTTGTTGTCTGTTATAAGGatggcatgtgggccggttaaGACCGGGCCCGACTCAGGACCGCAAATCCAAATAGGCAGTAGGCCTAAACGATTCTAACCGGATAGGACCGGGACCGTGGGGAGCTGGGCTGAGTAGTGGGCCGGTCCCATAGGCgaggcccgcgagaccgggaCCGTGACCGGCTGGGAAGTAGGCcggttcaagcggtcctaaacgggccTATCTGAACCAAAGGgctaaatctttttaaaaaaagaatctGCCACATTATAGCCTTTATAGCATTTAAAATATGGCCGTGTTACCTgccaaaatagtcgttggctatttataaataggcatttaaccccccaactttgttttaaccccaattgttttataattacactttttcttatatatatagctttttcttatatatatatatatatatatatatatatatatatatatatatatatatatatatatatatatatatgacttgGACTTGGGGCTCGGGTCGGGTCAGACCTTTAAATAAAGGTTTTTatctttgtatttatctttttgGAGCAgtttctaattatttaaaatttaagtttgaattttAAATAGAACAGACATAATTGTTCGTATACGAGTGTGACTTTTCTGAAAAGTCTTCTCTTGAGTTCGATTTTTCAATTGCATGTACAATTTTGGCTTTGTTATATCTTGACGGAGAATTGCTTGTAATCCCCCAAATAATATACGAGCAATATTTCTTGAAAGGTAATGATTTTTCATGTCTCAAAGCTATACTTCTCCTTTAATCTTCTGTAATTTTCTAACATTAATAATACAAGATTCAAAAGAATTATACTCAGACAAATGTTATGGTTTGTTTAGGTCTACGagttttaaaagttttatttttttcttaaattccgtacCCAATCAAATAGatttacataaattgaaacgaaagaaaattattttaagaaattcatgaatatgaacaaagaattaatttaaaactcaataacttaaaagttaaaattttaaatCTATAACTTTAAATCCTGATTGGTTGGTGGGCATTGCCCTATCAACCCAAAGAACGAATTTGCGAAGAAGCACGTAAAAGTTCATCCGTATTTTATCGAGAACGTAATTAGGTTGCCTTATAATTTGTAAGTTGTACTAACATGAAATATTGAAGTTAACGAGGATGTTATTGAAACCTTATTAAAGAAAAGGATGAGTAAGGCTCCCAGTACCAATGCCATTGTCTCCCATATTGTAGTTATCAcgttttcattttcattttgcaTGTTCTTTAAGAAATCATTAATAAGAAGTATTCAAAAATAATAAGCGATCAAATAAAAATAGTAGTAtgataatgttgttgttgttgttattattattattattattattattattattattattattattattattattattattattattatatctttttcttttttaattgacaAGTATTTAAGTATTTTGAGCCAAACACTTTTAGTAATGTTAACACCTAAAATGAGACAGAGGAAGTAGATAGTATTTCTCAAAGTCTCAACAATTTAGCCAAGACCTAATTGGTCCGTTTCATGAGCTACCAGCTCATTTGCTTAAGTGAGATCAACCAAAGTTTTTAACTGAGGGAAAACCAAGTAGGAGTAATCGTACAGGAAGTGGTTGCATAATTGGTTTATATGAATTCGTCCTCCAAGCATTTTATTGATTACTACATCTTCCTCATCTTTGGGTGCCTAGGCACTTATTTTTTGCTAACACCAattacaaaatattttcttaaaacgGATGGATTGGTGTGGTTCTTCTATGTCTACTATACCAACCGAATATCCAATCATAAATGAAGAAAGGCATGAGAGAAAAACATATTTGTTAGTGGAAGTGGATTcaaaattttaagtttatggATTGTTACAGCAATATCgagttaatatacaataataagcAAACCAACGAATTGGATTTCGAACTAAATATTcgtatatatatttaattaatttttaatacaaATGCATAATCTATGCAAAAGTTATTGGGTTCACGTGAACTCGTAACCTTTGCACCGGATACGTCCTTGTTTGCTAGAATACGTATCACTAAATCATAGTTACGTAATGATTAAGTGTATAAAAACTATTTGTTTTTACATTTATTGATTTGATAACACTGAATGCGGATAGATTTTTAATTAGTAATAAAACCTTAAGGAGAAGGATGAGACATGTGAAGGATGAGAAAGGCTCCCATGTCAATGCCCTTGTCTCCTAGCTAGTTTAACTTTATTATTTGTGGTACTTTTCAAGTCTCAACAATCTAAATAAGAACTAATTAGTGGTCCTTTTCGTTGTTTAACTCTTAATGAAATGCAAATACCTATCAGCTAAAGCGACATCAACCAAAACTCCAACGAGGCAGcaaaagcataacttttatttgtcTGTGTACGGTCTCCTCATCAAGGTTTTACACATATGTATGAAACTATAATATGTGAAGGGTTTTAAAGAGAGAAGTTCTCTTAGAATATAATCCACATTAAACTTAGCTTGAAATCCCTCGATTTTAATTAAAAGTCTTGAATTCGAATCATCGAAATGGAAATGTTTTGGTGTGAATACTTCTCCTTGGTGGGCCTATCTAGCACAAGTCCATTAGCTCTGATCGAGGGTTATGATGGGATGATCGACTATCTCTCAAACTTTTACGAAATAGGTTTAGGGTTCAAAattttgaaatggcgaaagtatCGTTGTGGTAATAGTTGTACACACTTTTCAATTGGAGCTTTCAGCTTTAAAGGTAAATTATAAACTTAAATATTCTTTCTTTGCGTAACTTCCCATATCAGAATAAAATTAGGCCTTGCTAAGTCTTAAGAGCACTATGAGTGGCAGAACGAAATGCATCATACACATCCGTCTTTTTGTATGTTGTTATACGATTATCAGAAATATCATGTTCTGTCTTTAGAAAATATTATACAAGAAAAAGGGTTTACATAGATCCTTGAAACTTGGTAACTAACTAACCAAATGCAAGGAAACTAAGGCTGGATATGTACAAAAGTATAAATTTATTCCACAACAaacgtagcaaaaagaatcaatCTTTACACGTTCATAGAGCATGATACAccaaaattaaaaaaggaaaaaagacaaGGTTTCTAAGTAAAAAACATGTAACAAAACTAAACAGTAGAAAAGCTCAGAACCATCACTTTTGCACAAAAATAATTAGATGCCGTGTAATATCTaatatatatgcatgtatacggtcgaaaccggACTCGTATATTGTATGACCAGTCGAAACAGAAACGTGACAGATCGAAGCTCGACCTCGGGTTATATCGAACCAAGGCGCGAAGTTAAATCATTGAGCTCGTGACTCCGGGACCGAAAACAATCGAGGAAACTTTGTCGAGCCAAATAACGGAAGGCCAATATATCTGAAATTGGTTAGATATCACAAcgaaaatctcggcacgtatcaaggagaggccgattaattagtaaattatgtGATTTTATACCTTTaatagaattgtatcaagagtgGGACTCACTTACTATATaagggggtctgattatttgtaaaatacattgtaacacgcatcccaaaGTAATAAACTGTCATTTCTAATTATTATCTCATTGCTCTGTTCCTGCACCGATTGTGGCATTTCTTGACTAGAGAGTGACCAACCTTCAAGGCTAAGACTGTCcaatttgtgtggtttgcatttatttttatctcattaatttcaatattaatttGTTCTCTCagtttgtatcaagttatatcacgtatccttaaaatcacgtataaattcaattgttatctgattttagggtaaacaatgtcacggcccaaaatccactataggtcatgatgacacctaacactACCGTCAGCCAAGCCAACGttaatttatcaatttatttactcattttattacttttgagaTCATAATCTCCATTACTTAAACAGTATAAAATGAAATTTATAGGGTAAAAGGATAATAACTACGTGaactacaataacgaacaaccagtaggaacccccaaaactcggtgtcacaagtgcatgagcattttctaaggagtacaataataatacagcATCTGTCCTGAATGTAgtaagacagaataaaataaacagtacaatggagactcggtggactacGATACGTAGcctagaatgcagctcacataaagtctcctcaacaggtgcgcctacgcgccaaggtgatcatcaaatgaacctgtcagatcctgcacatttagtgcagaagtacatctgagtacgtaaatcaacgcgtacccagtaagtatctagcctaaccccagagaagtagtaacgaggggtcaacatcgacacttactaaaggtccaataaaataatgtaataaaacacAAGCAGATATGAGTCATACGGCAAtgatggggtaaatctgtaagttacataatcttataattttttctttcaaagCATAAATTTCTAAATCTTGCACTTTACCTTAATAGCTCAGAAAATATCAAGTGtcattatcaaataaataaggaataccatataaaatgtcgggcatcagtggagagattagctcgtgaatattcggactactagcgatataacgcacgattctgctgaggtcgttcggcccgatccagaataatgtgtacaaagccgagggtcgagcggcacgaactgccgaggcatttggcccgctccacaagaaaaggaaggaagttaccgaattacgagacatATATTTAGAATACCGTACATGAGTACAAAATggatataatctttaccgtttctcaaataactcgcccacaactcaaagtgttaaggcttgacctattatacatatatttatttctaaatcaatttcatttataacttcaattaattaagccgctaaaatgagttcaaataatttaaatattacatgataagatcctaagtctacccggacataaatatgttgtagctacgtacggactctcgtcacctcgtgcgtatgtagcacccacaactagttgcacataacaataaatatcacctaggagtagtttttccctcacaaggttagacatgagacttacctcgctccgaatttCTATAACCTGCTCCAATGCCACTCAAACACCTCTACTCGATATCCGTctcttcaaaactagtcaaacaacgtgcaaaccaatcaaaatataccccaatACGTATAATCTAACAATTTAAAATGATTCCCAACTCTGCTCAAAAGCCAACAAAGACAACTCTCGGGCCCACATGTCCGGATTTCAAAAATTTCTGAAGATAAACTTTAatcataacaccacgaactaaaatatataacttattccaaattccatgtccaatttcgtggtcaaaatccaaaaatgccaAATTCtaagttttctaccaaaatctcaattttctacaaattttt comes from the Nicotiana tabacum cultivar K326 chromosome 14, ASM71507v2, whole genome shotgun sequence genome and includes:
- the LOC107762295 gene encoding uncharacterized protein LOC107762295 codes for the protein MSSTRFIQLSLILMVVVLLVLDQSSSAHTQLGIVRKIGGRKMLENIHIQGPEKHHINVQVETHEPNAASKKASSSKTTLKAHHNERAKKDDSKDQFLDAADEVANLMWKDYSGRARPRRKPPIHNYYPTTKH